In Mobula hypostoma chromosome 13, sMobHyp1.1, whole genome shotgun sequence, the following are encoded in one genomic region:
- the si:dkeyp-59c12.1 gene encoding ras-related and estrogen-regulated growth inhibitor-like protein, translating into MWADLKLKAANGSTGSLNEREVFSPMNIPPLSRMEANVVVLGADNVGKSALTVRFLTRRFIGEYGDIESVYNHKVTVAGIQVAFNIWDSPFSQDRLNNNNGKEKQIQWADGFVLVYSICDRASFNIVRQQIQFIKSMKAYPGADRAPIVIVGNKRDLCHRRTVSSEEGRLLALATHCEFYEISAAETYHGALVVFHGLVDIIKESKLLTIRKPAGIRSIVRSMSAVFTRRRTDSL; encoded by the exons ATGTGGGCTGACTTGAAGCTTAAAGCTGCAAATGGTTCGACAGGTTCCCTAAATGAGCGTGAAGTATTTTCTCCTATGAATATACCACCTCTGTCAAGGATGGAAGCCAATGTTGTGGTACTGGGGGCAGATAATGTTGGAAAATCTG CTTTAACCGTTCGCTTTTTGACGAGAAGATTCATCGGTGAATATGGAGATATAG AATCTGTCTACAATCACAAAGTGACTGTTGCTGGGATACAGGTTGCTTTCAATATTTGGGACTCTCCGTTTTCTCAG GATCGACTGAATAATAACAACGGAAAGGAGAAACAGATCCAATGGGCAGATGGCTTTGTGTTGGTTTACAGCATCTGTGACCGAGCCAGTTTCAACATAGTCCGGCAACAGATCCAGTTCATCAAGTCAATGAAAGCTTATCCTGGCGCAGACCGAGCTCCCATCGTCATTGTGGGAAATAAGAGGGACCTCTGCCACCGCAGGACGGTCTCCAGTGAGGAAGGAAGACTCTTGGCTCTAGCAACCCACTGCGAATTCTATGAAATCTCCGCAGCAGAAACTTACCATGGCGCGTTGGTGGTTTTCCACGGTCTGGTGGACATAATCAAGGAGTCCAAGCTCCTGACCATCAGAAAACCAGCCGGGATAAGGAGCATCGTTCGGAGTATGTCTGCTGTGTTCACAAGAAGAAGAACAGATTCCTTGTGA